A DNA window from Rhizobium jaguaris contains the following coding sequences:
- a CDS encoding AGE family epimerase/isomerase: MSIQRETAALGNWSTRAYHRRWLLDQASELFDFFQYRGINPKGGFYDMDDAGRPLDAVNPVRGIHSTARMVHCFSIGSLLGRPGSEDIVDHGMNYLWKHHRDATHGGYVWSLNNDGPVDASKQGYGHAFVLLAASSAKTIGHPLADGMLADVTKILNTKFWEEKHGAIAEEFNQDWSPIDGGSYRGQNSNMHLTEALMAAFEATGDRAYLDKADSIADLVIRRSAGSVGWRVAEHFNADWELDKDYRGNEMFRPSGTTPGHWLEWARLVLQLWSLGGKRHDWMPDAAKGLFSQSMSLGWDNDKGGFFYTLDWADVPAKRNKLWWPACEGAGAAHYLNEHMPSDFHEESYRKIWGTIGRAFIDHKNGGWHEELTEDLVPAHTLFPGKGDIYHALQACLIPLFPATGSLTKVIAEAGGKI; the protein is encoded by the coding sequence ATGAGCATACAGCGTGAAACGGCAGCACTCGGAAATTGGAGCACGCGAGCCTATCACCGCCGCTGGCTGCTGGATCAGGCGAGCGAGCTTTTCGATTTCTTCCAGTATCGCGGTATCAATCCCAAGGGTGGATTCTACGACATGGACGATGCCGGCAGGCCGCTCGATGCGGTCAATCCCGTGCGCGGCATTCATTCGACCGCGCGTATGGTGCATTGCTTCTCGATCGGTTCGCTGCTCGGGCGCCCTGGCTCAGAGGATATCGTCGATCACGGCATGAACTACCTCTGGAAACATCATCGCGATGCCACACATGGAGGTTATGTCTGGTCGCTCAACAATGACGGCCCCGTCGATGCAAGCAAACAAGGCTATGGCCATGCTTTCGTGCTGCTCGCCGCCTCCTCCGCCAAGACCATCGGCCATCCCCTCGCTGACGGCATGCTCGCCGACGTCACGAAAATCCTGAACACGAAATTCTGGGAAGAAAAACACGGCGCCATCGCCGAGGAGTTCAATCAGGATTGGTCACCGATCGATGGTGGCAGCTATCGAGGCCAGAACTCCAATATGCACCTGACGGAAGCGCTGATGGCCGCTTTCGAAGCGACTGGCGACAGGGCGTATCTCGACAAGGCCGATAGCATCGCCGATCTCGTCATCCGCCGCTCCGCCGGTTCCGTCGGCTGGCGCGTCGCCGAACATTTCAACGCCGACTGGGAGCTCGACAAGGATTATCGCGGCAACGAGATGTTCCGCCCCTCTGGCACGACGCCCGGCCATTGGTTGGAATGGGCGCGCCTCGTCCTGCAACTTTGGTCTCTCGGCGGCAAGCGGCACGACTGGATGCCGGACGCCGCCAAAGGCCTGTTCTCCCAATCGATGTCACTGGGCTGGGACAACGACAAGGGCGGCTTCTTCTATACGCTCGATTGGGCTGACGTTCCCGCCAAGCGCAACAAGCTCTGGTGGCCTGCCTGCGAGGGCGCCGGTGCTGCGCACTACCTCAACGAGCATATGCCGAGCGATTTCCACGAGGAGAGCTATCGCAAGATCTGGGGCACCATCGGCCGCGCCTTCATCGACCACAAGAATGGCGGCTGGCATGAGGAATTGACGGAAGACCTGGTTCCTGCCCACACGCTTTTCCCTGGCAAGGGCGATATTTATCACGCGCTGCAGGCTTGCCTCATCCCGCTCTTCCCGGCAACCGGCAGCCTGACCAAGGTTATCGCCGAGGCTGGCGGGAAAATCTGA
- a CDS encoding heme-degrading domain-containing protein, with product MTIEYDLSRIALQEETLRFDAFDLSTAWVLGKLLHDLASERNLGVAIDITLHSMPVFYIALPGSTPDNSNWIRRKRNMVLRYFRSSYASTLRLEQQGKTIEHNGLSSADYAASGGSFPIFVNGTGCIGAVTVSGLPQREDHNLVVEALALTLGHELHNLSLS from the coding sequence ATGACGATCGAATATGACCTCAGCCGCATCGCGCTGCAGGAAGAGACGCTGCGCTTCGACGCTTTCGATCTTTCGACCGCCTGGGTGCTCGGCAAACTGCTGCACGACCTTGCCAGCGAGCGCAATCTGGGTGTCGCAATTGACATTACGCTGCATTCCATGCCGGTATTTTACATCGCGCTGCCGGGCTCGACGCCCGACAATTCCAACTGGATTCGCCGTAAGCGCAATATGGTGTTGCGCTATTTCCGCAGCAGTTATGCAAGCACGCTGCGGCTGGAACAGCAGGGTAAGACGATCGAGCACAACGGGCTCTCAAGTGCCGACTATGCCGCATCCGGCGGCAGCTTTCCGATCTTCGTCAACGGCACAGGCTGTATCGGTGCTGTCACTGTGTCGGGACTTCCGCAGCGCGAAGACCACAATCTCGTTGTCGAGGCTCTGGCGCTTACGCTTGGCCACGAGCTGCACAATCTCAGCCTGTCGTAA
- a CDS encoding polysaccharide lyase has translation MNAKYALPAILACTCTCVMTPALAEDPAQLVLHDGFDGSDFAPSGHLYYRDNSEQEAGKVEFQSEVKRTGTGALKLSVKPLCAPGKVNCSERAEIWERTKSRVPYNQGVWYGFAVKFADPIPSGDHRYLIAQWKREIGPKAKGDFSPFLALRLNNGKLFATVETNYVAPPKTDVSAGAKTCDDNQTPVWFRADTNQMRALVATDGNWGKEDGKEFTGCTSAITITDHGNKLPTPDSGWIDFAIYSKPGPDGTGHIELFANDKWIVTVKGHIGHADKGLGKNQYFKFGPYRAADSTEWILYYDDFRRSPRCADVLSDMKLCPMK, from the coding sequence ATGAACGCAAAATATGCACTGCCCGCCATCCTGGCCTGCACTTGCACCTGCGTTATGACACCGGCATTGGCCGAGGATCCCGCTCAATTGGTGCTGCACGATGGTTTCGATGGTAGCGACTTCGCTCCCTCGGGCCATCTCTATTATCGTGACAATTCCGAACAGGAAGCCGGCAAGGTCGAATTCCAATCGGAAGTAAAGCGCACCGGCACCGGTGCGCTGAAGCTCAGCGTCAAGCCGCTGTGCGCTCCAGGTAAGGTAAACTGCAGCGAACGAGCCGAAATCTGGGAGCGCACTAAATCTCGTGTCCCCTATAACCAGGGTGTCTGGTACGGTTTTGCGGTCAAATTCGCCGACCCCATTCCCTCCGGTGATCATCGCTATCTCATTGCTCAATGGAAGCGCGAGATCGGGCCGAAGGCAAAGGGAGACTTCAGTCCTTTCCTCGCGCTGCGATTGAACAATGGCAAACTCTTCGCCACGGTTGAAACCAACTATGTCGCTCCACCAAAGACCGACGTTAGCGCCGGGGCAAAGACATGTGACGACAATCAGACGCCAGTCTGGTTCCGCGCCGACACGAACCAGATGCGTGCACTGGTCGCCACCGACGGCAATTGGGGCAAGGAGGATGGCAAAGAATTTACCGGCTGCACCAGCGCCATCACAATTACCGATCACGGCAACAAGTTGCCGACGCCGGATTCCGGCTGGATCGACTTTGCCATCTACAGCAAACCAGGCCCTGACGGCACCGGCCATATCGAGCTCTTCGCCAACGACAAATGGATCGTCACCGTCAAGGGACATATCGGTCATGCCGACAAGGGCCTGGGCAAAAACCAGTATTTCAAGTTTGGCCCCTATCGCGCCGCCGACAGCACAGAATGGATACTCTATTACGACGATTTCCGTCGCTCACCGCGCTGTGCTGATGTATTGTCGGATATGAAGCTCTGCCCGATGAAGTGA